In Callospermophilus lateralis isolate mCalLat2 chromosome 10, mCalLat2.hap1, whole genome shotgun sequence, a single genomic region encodes these proteins:
- the Lnp1 gene encoding leukemia NUP98 fusion partner 1 encodes MEHKDDDDDDVSFAKWMSSFWGHSWREEEERGPREHHRPQDASYRKTSLPCPFPMLPRMTSCDHQPRRHSHEDQEFRNCAHMRYYRKCSVDGSLKESLESKGSSHSKIQEFSESFEQQLCFKTKHSVSLGPESRKERNERECLRMEIRSRKKVEEGRSSAKEEPREVSMASLVEKGPE; translated from the exons ATGGAGCacaaagatgatgatgatgatgatgtatcTTTTGCCAAATGGATGAGCAGCTTCTGGGGTCACAgctggagagaggaggaggagagaggaccCCGGGAACACCACCGACCACAAGACGCCAGTTACAGGAAaacctccctgccctgccca TTTCCTATGCTTCCCAGAATGACATCATGTGACCACCAACCTCGAAGGCATTCTCATGAGGATCAGGAATTCCGAAACTGTGCTCACATGCGATATTACAGGAAATGCTCAGTGGATGGGTCACTCAAGGAGTCACTGGAATCAAAAGGAAGCTCTCATTCCAAAATTCAGGAGTTTTCAGAGTCCTTTGAACAGCAACTGTgctttaaaaccaaacactctgtcTCTCTG GGACCTGAGAGCAGAAAGGAAAGAAATGAGAGAGAGTGTCTGAGGATGGAGATAAGATCCCGAAAGAAGGTGGAAGAAGGAAGGAGCTCAGCCAAGGAAGAACCCCGAGAAGTATCCATGGCCTCCCTGGTTGAAAAAGGGCCGGAatag